Proteins from a single region of Planktothrix tepida PCC 9214:
- the cas1 gene encoding CRISPR-associated endonuclease Cas1, producing the protein MDFSLERLWAAWRIVRMRSRAAGVDGMTVDKFASVAEQQLRQLQEQLQQECYVARPALGFYLRKKSGGRRLIGIPTVKDRIVQRLLLEEMYLPLEDTFLDCSYAYRIGRNIHDAVQHFCLYYQQQPAWVLKGDIAEFYDHLCWALLLTALQQLELEPIVVRLVEQQFKSGIFLRGQRINPGQGVIQGGVLSGALANLYLTEFDRRCLQLGLNLVRYGDDFAICSTSQAAANQALEQVRLGLGEIYLSLQSDKTRIYSPQEEFVFLGYRFVAGEVYEPEPPERTVAGEWGISASGVPYFKPKRRPAAKVSRPPKGCSLNQEVKPKTNLAHYWIEVMTTLYVTDQGAYLNVYRQQFQVFFEKELRIKVPVNRVSHIVLFGCCNLSHGAVSLALRRRIPILYLSQRGRYFGRLQTDGHAKVEYLAQQVERALNPEFVRQQAEAIVLAKLHNSRGLLMKLNRRRKNKVATEAIADLAVLMEKLLFAESLDGLRGYEGKAATIYFQALGSLFTGSFTFEKRTKRPPTDPINSLLSLGYTLLSQNVCSFIELAGLHTHFGNLHVPRDNHPALVSDLMEEFRAQIVDSFVSYLVNSKILLLEDFTSPDELGGVYLQPDALKKYLKHWEEKLYSEVTHPQTGYKVSLRRCIELQVREYIAALMGEVEVYRPMIWKN; encoded by the coding sequence ATGGATTTTAGCCTAGAACGGCTTTGGGCTGCTTGGCGAATTGTGCGGATGAGGAGTCGGGCGGCGGGTGTGGATGGGATGACTGTTGATAAGTTTGCATCCGTCGCAGAACAACAGTTACGCCAACTGCAAGAACAACTCCAACAAGAGTGCTATGTTGCTCGTCCCGCCTTGGGATTTTACTTAAGGAAAAAAAGTGGGGGGCGACGGTTAATTGGCATTCCAACAGTAAAAGATCGCATTGTCCAACGGTTACTACTTGAGGAGATGTATCTCCCCTTAGAAGATACGTTTCTCGATTGTAGTTACGCCTATCGCATTGGTCGCAATATTCATGATGCGGTACAGCATTTCTGTCTTTATTACCAACAGCAACCTGCTTGGGTTTTGAAAGGTGATATTGCAGAATTCTATGACCATCTCTGCTGGGCTTTACTCCTCACCGCACTGCAACAATTGGAATTAGAACCGATTGTTGTACGTCTTGTTGAACAGCAATTTAAGTCTGGAATTTTTTTGCGGGGTCAACGAATTAATCCGGGTCAAGGAGTGATTCAAGGTGGGGTTTTATCTGGGGCTTTAGCTAATTTATACCTAACGGAATTTGATCGGCGGTGTCTCCAATTGGGACTGAATTTAGTGCGCTATGGGGATGATTTTGCGATTTGTTCCACGAGTCAAGCCGCCGCAAATCAAGCCCTTGAACAAGTGCGTTTGGGGTTAGGAGAAATTTACCTGAGTTTGCAAAGCGATAAAACTCGAATTTATTCACCCCAAGAGGAATTTGTTTTTTTAGGATATCGGTTTGTGGCGGGTGAGGTGTATGAACCGGAACCTCCTGAACGAACTGTTGCAGGGGAGTGGGGGATTTCTGCTTCTGGCGTTCCTTATTTCAAACCCAAACGTCGTCCGGCGGCTAAAGTATCTCGTCCTCCAAAAGGATGCAGTTTGAACCAAGAAGTTAAACCAAAAACCAATTTAGCTCATTATTGGATTGAAGTTATGACGACACTTTATGTAACGGATCAAGGCGCTTACCTGAATGTTTATCGCCAACAATTTCAAGTTTTTTTTGAGAAGGAACTGCGAATCAAAGTTCCTGTAAATCGGGTTAGCCATATTGTGTTATTTGGGTGTTGTAATTTATCTCATGGGGCAGTAAGTTTAGCGTTACGCCGACGGATTCCGATTCTCTATTTATCGCAACGGGGGCGTTATTTTGGTCGGTTACAAACAGATGGTCACGCAAAGGTTGAGTATTTAGCTCAACAAGTTGAACGAGCTTTAAATCCTGAATTTGTGCGACAACAAGCTGAGGCAATTGTTTTAGCTAAATTGCATAATTCTCGTGGGTTGTTAATGAAGTTAAATCGTCGTCGTAAGAATAAAGTTGCTACAGAGGCGATCGCAGATTTAGCAGTTTTAATGGAGAAGTTATTGTTTGCAGAAAGTCTGGATGGGTTGCGGGGATATGAAGGAAAAGCGGCAACGATTTATTTTCAAGCATTAGGATCTTTATTTACGGGATCATTTACTTTTGAAAAGCGCACAAAACGTCCTCCCACTGATCCGATTAATAGTTTATTGAGTTTGGGTTATACGCTATTGAGTCAAAATGTTTGTTCCTTTATTGAATTAGCAGGATTACATACTCATTTTGGCAATTTGCACGTTCCCCGTGATAATCATCCGGCTTTGGTGAGTGATTTAATGGAAGAATTTCGCGCTCAAATTGTTGACTCGTTTGTGAGTTATTTAGTTAATTCTAAAATTTTGTTGCTTGAAGATTTTACGTCTCCTGATGAATTGGGTGGGGTTTATCTTCAGCCGGATGCACTCAAAAAGTACCTCAAACACTGGGAGGAAAAGCTATATTCTGAAGTGACTCATCCTCAAACAGGATACAAAGTTAGTTTACGACGTTGTATTGAGTTACAAGTCCGAGAGTACATTGCGGCTTTGATGGGAGAGGTGGAGGTTTATCGTCCGATGATTTGGAAAAATTAA
- a CDS encoding NACHT domain-containing protein, which yields MSKRSLTASKDGIQKAKRALERKNLTQLALANEEAIASWTPINNFFNGKNVSRRIFQEICHFLDLDWQEIALSTFEEGEEETDLEVPEDLQEIERTSNRTREALNPYILPRIRRDILLEKCLKSINLGVQQQKRLVMPILGSAGYGKSTILGNIYDELYQNFKQSQSSWVALVRCNDLIESLENFSLELGEKVSGTRKPITEIAQSLSEHLGRGILLIDTLDLVLEKRLVPILRQLFAKLLEIGTTVVFTCREQDFQDFFEPYHESFAGFNPQVERHYIREFNDAEVKQAAIAFVQSREDVIFGDLPEVFAEKIIRLSADSKSLSAITHNPLLLALLCDLFANEKTIPEDLTISQLYEEYWNFRIAKSRKNRDDAPRLGQAKKVLCLNLSQQMYEQSQEHLRDFVYESQLQFSDVEFIAYSELKSDGVLVEVGGGRIIFFHQTFLEYAIARWFESTPEGEQAKTQLKAQINQIQINPSTYYIWPIFRQLLTLVQLAEFYQIYQDLNKQEILPFRALALACVSRIELESASILSDLLAIALSKNYTFQDALLTAANSAPPRHLFQVWIVIIGLLENVGEDLINKTVEITCESLCRFPPPMSFYFNQALISLQERTRKYNLDDKIACHIYGQFLSLYDKRLQALNQESIETEILLYLKNIYFQLGSHARASVINFYLKSQAPIALQQELFLLIIQQPPSNSFHEKKNAIKLCFNLLKNQLKEGNCLLGKSWFEVLHAPIEKRWCEVLSSAVGIEASSNFDLMRQLLSSTLIETSVHSSSEFNRCNTIAIEAAIAQGASNAVATILQEISIPTIPNNRLCTLVLILRKLSNVEQAVVNPITDDVKLALANWIIPHVEQNPVELIRSLDILAINCPQVEQLLSQTLEKILPHLPQQQVIQILTKLDTVPLQIQPFLYQNFKLKESRLALVKLYLRQAQEESQETIPKLLSLCLDSSIDVARSASWAILRLSEQKIQFDYNSCLPILAQSRVIGVRQNILKALIEQFNWKNSADIEFALQVFQILANEPAPEVVQQMYILADCCIWNHPSGSRQSDSNLTKAVLNLTHRLLQENQIQTLNMVTYNAFVSLNQMIKFNEVQEIERIGEMTRALLRQVNVSKKIDNLIITGLLHNIFKFKANFLEDLVREDLLQTSQQIPVANQCAIVVAIANAYGKNSPLLDELLASEKTPEEVKSRILRERGV from the coding sequence ATGAGTAAGCGATCGCTCACAGCCTCAAAAGATGGAATACAGAAAGCCAAACGCGCCCTTGAGCGAAAAAATTTAACTCAACTTGCCTTAGCGAATGAAGAAGCGATCGCCTCTTGGACACCGATTAACAATTTTTTTAATGGTAAAAACGTCTCTCGTCGCATCTTTCAAGAAATCTGCCATTTTTTAGATTTAGATTGGCAAGAAATTGCCCTTTCAACTTTTGAAGAAGGGGAAGAAGAAACCGACCTAGAAGTTCCAGAAGATTTGCAAGAAATTGAACGCACCTCAAATCGCACCCGTGAAGCTTTAAATCCCTATATTTTACCCCGTATCCGCCGAGATATTCTCTTAGAAAAATGTCTAAAATCCATTAATTTAGGGGTTCAGCAACAAAAGCGCCTGGTCATGCCCATTTTAGGTTCTGCGGGATATGGAAAAAGTACAATTTTAGGCAATATCTATGATGAACTTTACCAAAATTTTAAGCAGTCTCAATCGAGTTGGGTGGCTTTAGTTCGGTGTAATGATTTAATTGAATCCTTAGAAAACTTTAGTTTAGAATTGGGAGAAAAAGTTAGTGGTACTCGAAAACCGATTACAGAGATTGCTCAGAGTTTGAGCGAACATCTAGGGCGAGGCATCTTGCTCATTGATACGTTAGATTTAGTATTAGAAAAGCGATTAGTTCCCATTCTTCGACAATTATTTGCAAAATTATTAGAAATTGGGACAACCGTTGTTTTTACCTGTAGAGAGCAGGATTTTCAAGACTTTTTTGAGCCTTACCATGAAAGTTTTGCTGGGTTTAATCCCCAGGTTGAGCGCCATTACATCCGCGAGTTTAATGATGCAGAAGTTAAACAGGCAGCCATAGCGTTTGTGCAGAGTCGAGAAGATGTTATTTTTGGAGACTTACCCGAAGTTTTTGCTGAAAAGATTATTCGCCTTAGTGCAGATAGTAAATCATTATCTGCTATTACCCATAATCCTCTACTTTTAGCTTTACTGTGCGATTTATTCGCCAATGAAAAAACGATTCCTGAAGATTTAACCATTAGTCAACTTTATGAGGAATACTGGAACTTTAGAATTGCCAAAAGCCGTAAAAATCGAGATGATGCGCCTCGTCTCGGTCAAGCTAAAAAGGTGCTTTGTTTAAATTTATCTCAACAGATGTATGAACAGTCCCAAGAACATTTACGGGACTTTGTATATGAGAGTCAACTACAATTCAGTGATGTAGAATTTATCGCTTACAGCGAACTCAAAAGTGATGGCGTTTTAGTCGAAGTAGGAGGCGGAAGAATTATTTTCTTTCACCAAACTTTTTTAGAATATGCGATCGCCCGTTGGTTTGAATCAACACCAGAAGGAGAACAAGCAAAAACACAACTAAAAGCTCAAATTAACCAAATTCAAATTAATCCCAGTACCTACTATATCTGGCCGATTTTTCGTCAACTTCTCACCTTGGTTCAACTCGCCGAATTTTATCAAATTTATCAGGATCTCAATAAACAGGAGATTCTACCTTTTCGAGCGTTAGCCTTAGCTTGTGTTTCTCGGATTGAATTAGAATCTGCTTCAATTCTATCAGATTTATTAGCGATCGCTCTCAGTAAAAACTACACCTTTCAAGACGCTTTGTTAACCGCAGCAAACTCCGCCCCTCCTCGACACCTTTTCCAAGTTTGGATAGTCATAATTGGATTACTGGAAAACGTAGGAGAAGATTTAATTAATAAAACAGTTGAAATTACCTGTGAGTCTTTATGTCGCTTTCCTCCCCCCATGAGCTTTTATTTTAATCAAGCCCTAATATCTTTACAAGAACGAACTAGAAAATATAATTTAGATGATAAAATAGCTTGTCATATTTATGGTCAATTTCTATCATTATATGATAAGCGATTACAAGCTTTAAATCAAGAAAGTATTGAAACCGAAATACTTTTGTATTTAAAAAATATTTATTTCCAACTGGGTAGCCATGCCCGTGCTAGTGTGATTAATTTTTACTTAAAATCTCAAGCCCCAATAGCCTTACAACAAGAATTATTTTTGCTGATCATTCAACAACCCCCTTCCAACTCATTTCATGAAAAGAAAAATGCAATTAAATTATGTTTTAATCTCTTAAAAAATCAATTAAAAGAAGGAAATTGTCTTCTGGGAAAAAGCTGGTTTGAAGTTTTACACGCTCCTATAGAAAAACGTTGGTGTGAAGTATTAAGTTCTGCGGTTGGAATTGAAGCTTCATCCAATTTTGATTTAATGCGACAACTTTTAAGCAGTACATTGATTGAGACATCCGTTCATTCATCTTCGGAATTTAATCGATGTAATACCATTGCTATTGAAGCAGCAATTGCCCAAGGAGCGAGTAATGCTGTAGCAACAATATTACAAGAAATTTCAATTCCAACCATTCCTAACAATCGCTTATGTACATTAGTTCTTATCTTGAGAAAATTAAGCAATGTGGAGCAAGCTGTTGTCAATCCAATAACGGATGATGTGAAACTAGCACTGGCTAATTGGATCATACCCCATGTTGAACAAAACCCAGTAGAACTTATTCGGAGTCTTGATATTTTAGCTATTAATTGTCCACAAGTTGAGCAACTGTTAAGTCAAACGTTAGAAAAAATACTTCCTCATCTTCCTCAACAACAAGTTATTCAAATTCTAACAAAACTCGATACAGTTCCGCTTCAAATTCAACCATTTTTATATCAAAATTTTAAATTGAAAGAAAGCAGATTGGCGTTAGTTAAACTCTATCTACGTCAGGCTCAAGAAGAATCTCAAGAAACAATTCCTAAACTATTGAGCCTTTGTTTAGATAGTTCTATTGATGTTGCTCGTAGTGCATCTTGGGCAATTTTAAGATTAAGTGAACAAAAAATTCAATTTGACTATAACTCGTGTTTACCGATTTTAGCTCAATCTCGTGTAATTGGAGTTCGTCAAAATATCTTAAAAGCTTTAATTGAACAATTTAATTGGAAAAACAGTGCAGATATAGAATTCGCCCTGCAAGTTTTTCAGATTTTAGCTAATGAACCGGCTCCAGAAGTTGTACAGCAAATGTACATTTTAGCAGACTGCTGTATTTGGAATCATCCTTCAGGCTCTCGTCAAAGTGACTCTAATTTAACAAAAGCAGTGTTGAACTTAACACACCGACTTCTTCAAGAAAATCAGATTCAGACGCTTAATATGGTCACATATAATGCCTTTGTTTCTCTTAATCAAATGATAAAATTTAATGAAGTTCAAGAGATTGAGCGCATTGGAGAGATGACTCGCGCTCTTCTCAGACAAGTCAATGTGAGTAAGAAAATTGATAACTTAATAATTACAGGGTTACTCCATAATATTTTTAAATTTAAAGCCAATTTTTTAGAAGATTTAGTTCGGGAAGACTTACTACAAACTTCACAACAAATTCCTGTTGCTAATCAATGTGCTATTGTTGTTGCGATCGCTAACGCCTACGGCAAAAATTCTCCCTTACTCGATGAGTTATTAGCAAGTGAAAAAACTCCTGAAGAAGTAAAAAGTCGGATTCTCCGAGAACGGGGTGTTTAA
- a CDS encoding AAA family ATPase: protein MDWKDLEFLLETVKVVAIQCPVIEQPNLLKWLGEQLANPRNLPLYVWNYGQEVFHCHSPNSVEVWDQFQPKNDCLIELLPFLQHYSGSGLFVIENLQYFLTAPQQAELEIGDRVSANYRYHSLKLADQLRSLFYYWQQKSLPQYLILLSTTQSELPPYLKNLIPELRKPLPTSEEILCLANEVLKEFNLTIENLDINALILAGSGLTYSEIKTGLRLGLKQSGGNGENGLAFLLSYKINRLRHLNLEFIPKPEVTNFGGLDLLKQAFVELKNKYTQEARNCNLPLPKGCLLVGPPGTGKSRAAKACAAWLNFPLVMLDVGTLVAGGLKFLKEVLGRVEALAPCVMVFDEFDKLFAASTHSGEDMANRQVLGTLLTWLQEKKSSTYVIATLNRLKSLPPELTRAGRFDRKFYVGLPQAIERKEIIRLHALRYDSRYGEAEEPLSESEWRMLLTTATVNYSGSELEALVERAASQIFQKALLEKRQKIQAKTGDESMITLKINASDLIEAASTIHSLYSIDPDRILAIQNQSKYFCEPSSSPDTSQYAPPLQTFWGQTVSS from the coding sequence ATGGATTGGAAAGATTTAGAATTTTTGTTAGAAACAGTTAAAGTTGTTGCAATTCAATGCCCTGTTATCGAACAACCTAATCTATTGAAATGGCTTGGCGAACAACTGGCAAACCCAAGAAACTTACCCCTATATGTATGGAACTATGGGCAAGAAGTTTTTCACTGTCACTCTCCCAATTCAGTTGAGGTTTGGGATCAATTTCAGCCTAAAAATGATTGTTTAATTGAACTGCTACCCTTTTTACAACACTATTCTGGCTCAGGGTTATTTGTTATTGAAAATTTACAATACTTTTTAACTGCACCGCAACAAGCTGAGTTAGAAATAGGCGATCGCGTAAGTGCTAACTATCGGTATCACAGCTTAAAACTAGCAGACCAACTCAGAAGCCTTTTCTATTATTGGCAACAGAAATCCTTGCCCCAATACCTCATTTTATTATCCACGACTCAATCAGAACTTCCTCCCTATTTGAAGAATTTGATTCCAGAATTACGAAAACCTTTGCCTACATCGGAAGAAATTTTGTGCCTCGCCAATGAAGTCTTGAAGGAGTTTAATTTAACAATAGAAAATCTTGATATTAATGCTTTAATCTTAGCAGGGTCAGGGCTAACCTACTCAGAAATTAAAACCGGACTTCGCCTTGGTTTAAAGCAATCCGGTGGAAATGGAGAGAATGGGTTAGCATTTCTTTTAAGTTATAAAATTAATCGACTGCGCCATTTGAATTTAGAGTTTATTCCTAAACCAGAAGTCACTAATTTTGGAGGTTTAGATTTACTCAAACAAGCTTTTGTTGAGCTCAAAAATAAATACACTCAGGAAGCTCGAAACTGCAATCTCCCATTACCAAAAGGTTGTTTACTTGTTGGCCCTCCTGGGACGGGGAAAAGTAGAGCCGCCAAAGCTTGCGCTGCTTGGCTAAATTTTCCGTTAGTTATGTTGGATGTAGGAACTCTTGTTGCTGGGGGTTTAAAGTTTTTAAAAGAAGTCTTAGGTCGGGTGGAAGCACTAGCACCTTGTGTAATGGTATTCGATGAATTTGATAAGTTATTTGCAGCTTCAACTCATTCAGGGGAGGACATGGCAAATCGACAAGTTCTCGGTACATTGTTAACCTGGTTACAAGAGAAAAAAAGCTCAACTTATGTGATTGCAACGCTCAATCGTCTGAAATCTTTACCTCCTGAATTAACTCGTGCGGGAAGATTTGATCGAAAGTTTTATGTGGGTTTACCCCAAGCAATTGAGCGAAAAGAAATTATTCGTTTACACGCTTTGAGGTATGATTCTCGCTATGGTGAAGCTGAAGAACCGTTAAGTGAAAGTGAATGGAGAATGCTTTTAACCACCGCAACCGTTAATTATAGTGGAAGTGAATTAGAAGCACTGGTAGAACGTGCGGCTTCCCAAATTTTTCAGAAAGCTTTATTAGAAAAACGCCAAAAGATACAAGCAAAAACTGGAGATGAATCAATGATTACTCTGAAAATTAATGCTAGTGATTTAATAGAAGCAGCTTCAACTATTCATTCCCTTTATTCAATTGATCCTGACCGAATTTTAGCAATCCAAAATCAATCTAAATATTTTTGCGAACCCTCCAGTTCTCCTGATACGAGTCAGTATGCTCCTCCACTCCAAACCTTTTGGGGTCAAACTGTTTCTTCCTAA
- a CDS encoding TrbI/VirB10 family protein, whose amino-acid sequence MSNFKTTEFSQGNSTNSSQKTAPDSPSIDDNIPFTQWNEARMAELLGLRNSTANDSANLSGENQVLEAEEGNVISQSELFQSEVESDPLRAKTEPSFSSHPLAKFGLVGLGTFAIFFVGGLFLHNIMSTNLTPLSQAKQSPEPPHPLTKPDEEATETAKLKTELALSAQAEQLAALNRSKSPKNQKLEPPKSPSKQATQSVPISPPTSSHRPVSTLSPRPTSPETRYITRPIPVPAPSPSAPSPVSPTPQRETPQLEEANIAPPIDPMEQWMALKQLGSYGEIAPEQTEIAQVARDENQPLITTGSNSEQWGMIPSQYSHLSTVPKAVPVKRESSDYLTIEKGKNSISKPEIQEDFLQEEQNIIAGVSIIESRNFQVGQQAEGTLITPVISMTNSRNNSANRSQKSNPSSLSNSDAERFLVRLNQSLVDASGVMLLPPETLVVFEVNSVHQSGMVDCNAVALILDGNEYLLPADAISIRGIEGNPLMAQKYDSQGSEIAKRDASTVLLGSLANVGRVLNQPRRQEINNLNSILGSQQSTRIEQGDPNLLGAVLEGGLTPLLQQIQQRNRQAIAEIQSRPPLWYIKPNQKVSIFINRSFDL is encoded by the coding sequence ATGTCTAACTTTAAAACCACTGAATTTTCTCAGGGAAATTCTACAAATTCTAGCCAAAAAACGGCTCCAGATAGCCCATCTATTGACGATAATATTCCGTTTACACAGTGGAATGAAGCGAGAATGGCTGAACTTTTAGGATTACGGAACTCAACTGCAAATGATTCGGCAAATCTCTCTGGGGAAAATCAGGTTTTAGAAGCTGAAGAAGGTAATGTAATTTCTCAATCCGAACTCTTTCAATCAGAAGTTGAATCTGATCCGCTTCGAGCTAAAACTGAACCTAGTTTTTCAAGTCATCCCCTCGCCAAATTTGGTTTAGTTGGGTTAGGGACATTTGCAATTTTCTTTGTTGGAGGACTGTTTTTACATAACATTATGAGTACCAATCTTACTCCTTTGTCCCAAGCCAAGCAATCACCGGAACCTCCTCATCCCCTGACAAAACCTGATGAAGAAGCAACAGAAACAGCCAAACTTAAAACTGAGTTAGCTTTATCGGCTCAAGCTGAACAATTAGCGGCTTTAAATCGTTCAAAAAGTCCGAAAAATCAAAAATTAGAGCCACCTAAATCCCCGTCTAAACAGGCAACTCAATCGGTGCCAATCTCACCGCCAACATCAAGCCATCGCCCTGTATCAACTTTATCGCCTCGTCCTACATCTCCTGAAACTCGGTACATCACTCGTCCTATTCCTGTTCCAGCCCCAAGTCCTTCAGCACCATCACCAGTGTCTCCAACTCCTCAACGGGAAACTCCCCAATTGGAAGAAGCAAATATCGCTCCACCGATTGATCCGATGGAGCAATGGATGGCTTTAAAACAATTGGGAAGTTATGGGGAAATTGCACCTGAGCAAACTGAAATTGCACAGGTAGCAAGGGATGAAAATCAACCGCTTATTACAACGGGTTCTAACTCGGAGCAATGGGGAATGATCCCATCTCAATATTCCCATTTATCAACGGTACCTAAAGCAGTTCCAGTTAAGCGGGAAAGTTCTGATTATCTGACAATAGAAAAGGGAAAAAATTCTATTTCTAAACCAGAAATTCAGGAGGATTTTTTACAGGAAGAACAAAACATTATTGCTGGGGTGTCTATTATAGAATCGAGAAATTTTCAAGTTGGACAGCAAGCCGAAGGAACTCTGATTACCCCAGTAATTTCTATGACAAATTCGAGGAATAACTCGGCAAATCGCTCTCAAAAATCTAATCCGTCATCTCTTTCTAATTCCGATGCAGAACGCTTTCTTGTTCGTCTCAATCAATCTTTAGTCGATGCTTCTGGAGTCATGTTACTACCACCTGAAACTTTAGTCGTTTTTGAAGTGAACTCTGTTCATCAAAGTGGGATGGTGGACTGCAATGCTGTTGCTCTGATTCTTGATGGTAATGAGTATCTTTTGCCTGCTGATGCCATTAGTATTCGAGGCATCGAAGGCAATCCTTTAATGGCTCAAAAGTATGACAGCCAAGGTTCAGAAATTGCTAAAAGGGATGCAAGTACAGTTCTACTGGGTTCTTTAGCCAATGTGGGAAGGGTTTTAAACCAACCCCGTCGTCAAGAAATTAATAATTTGAATTCCATTTTAGGTTCTCAACAGTCTACTCGGATTGAACAAGGTGATCCTAATCTTTTAGGTGCAGTTTTAGAAGGAGGATTAACACCCCTATTACAACAAATTCAACAGCGAAATCGACAAGCGATCGCAGAAATTCAATCTCGTCCGCCACTTTGGTATATCAAACCGAATCAGAAAGTCAGTATTTTTATCAATCGTTCTTTTGATCTTTAA
- a CDS encoding type IV secretion system DNA-binding domain-containing protein, with translation MSNLFQNNSTVSQPITVQVPTIQNTGTQLLSYFKTQSGLTLLACLVGVAVLQISSHASKKGKLATSYWGGGKEKAIATRQAKKQILKPTRNSVALYIGTPRSQYQQLKQEWQKAGMPVETESFLQKCSGLLKPSPTLWIPDVQRGIAAIGAAGSGKTFSVIDPLIRSALDQGFPLCLYDFKYPAQTKRSVAYAIKRGYTVRVFAPGFPESEVCNPLDLIRDEEDAISAGQLAQVISKNFDRSGGTGSSDKFFEEAGDSLVEGILLVTKAIESLTETDQYCDLMMAQAILSLSDLPTRLQIASQSQLKVWTTRPLSQLMSVKDSEKTVAGIVGTAQRMFQRFLKRDFVGAFCGRTTLPLDLEGKQLIIFGLDRNNRDIVSPLLAAILHMVITRNVSRTTPRTDPLVVALDELPTLYLPALVNWLNENREDGFVGILGYQNIAQLEKAYGKELSRAILGGTATKFILNPQDPESAKLFADFLGETEIKFTSKSRSTGKTGSSRSFNDHHQKRYLLEPAQFAKMSTGRAVIINPAYQRGQEAYIPLYQNIKIPASDQEEMKWSESKWDLIRSRLIAHKSSMAEDERRRQFEERRALAEQLFPLPQENSSSSSTVNLAEIF, from the coding sequence ATGTCTAATTTATTTCAAAATAACTCAACAGTCTCCCAACCCATCACTGTTCAAGTTCCTACGATTCAAAATACGGGAACACAACTATTATCTTATTTCAAAACGCAATCCGGCTTAACGCTTTTAGCCTGTTTAGTGGGTGTGGCGGTGTTGCAAATTTCAAGTCATGCTTCAAAAAAAGGAAAACTAGCAACATCTTATTGGGGCGGTGGTAAAGAAAAAGCGATCGCTACCCGTCAAGCGAAAAAACAAATTCTCAAACCCACTCGAAACAGTGTTGCTCTTTATATTGGGACTCCTCGTTCTCAATACCAACAATTAAAACAAGAATGGCAGAAAGCAGGAATGCCTGTGGAAACAGAATCTTTTTTACAGAAGTGTTCAGGTTTACTCAAGCCTTCACCGACGTTATGGATACCCGATGTGCAACGGGGCATTGCCGCGATTGGTGCAGCCGGAAGCGGTAAAACATTTTCTGTTATTGACCCTTTGATTCGCTCGGCACTCGACCAAGGTTTTCCCTTATGCTTATACGATTTCAAGTATCCTGCTCAAACTAAAAGATCCGTTGCTTATGCAATCAAACGGGGCTATACAGTACGGGTTTTTGCGCCTGGTTTTCCTGAGTCTGAAGTGTGCAATCCATTAGATTTAATTCGAGATGAAGAAGATGCAATTTCAGCAGGTCAATTGGCACAAGTGATTAGTAAAAACTTTGATAGAAGTGGCGGTACAGGTAGCAGTGATAAGTTCTTTGAAGAAGCTGGGGATAGTTTGGTTGAAGGAATTTTATTAGTGACAAAAGCGATTGAGTCATTAACCGAAACTGATCAATATTGTGATTTAATGATGGCTCAGGCTATTTTAAGTTTGTCTGACCTTCCTACCCGATTACAAATAGCTTCTCAAAGTCAATTAAAAGTTTGGACAACTCGACCTTTATCTCAACTGATGAGTGTTAAAGATTCTGAAAAAACGGTTGCCGGAATTGTGGGAACGGCTCAACGAATGTTTCAACGTTTTCTGAAAAGAGATTTTGTAGGAGCGTTTTGTGGTCGTACCACTCTACCGTTAGATTTGGAGGGTAAACAACTAATTATTTTTGGACTTGACCGCAATAACCGAGACATTGTTAGCCCTTTATTGGCTGCTATTTTACACATGGTTATCACTCGTAATGTTTCACGAACAACTCCTAGAACAGATCCCTTAGTTGTAGCTCTTGATGAATTACCCACACTCTATTTACCTGCTTTAGTCAATTGGTTGAATGAAAATCGTGAAGATGGATTTGTAGGGATTTTAGGATATCAAAATATTGCTCAATTAGAGAAAGCTTACGGGAAAGAATTATCCCGTGCTATCTTAGGAGGAACAGCAACTAAGTTTATTCTTAATCCTCAAGATCCTGAATCTGCCAAGTTATTCGCTGATTTCCTCGGAGAAACCGAGATTAAATTTACCTCTAAAAGTCGCAGTACGGGGAAGACAGGCAGTTCTCGTAGTTTCAATGACCATCATCAAAAACGCTATCTTCTTGAACCTGCACAGTTTGCCAAGATGTCTACAGGACGGGCTGTGATTATTAACCCTGCCTATCAACGGGGTCAGGAGGCTTATATTCCCCTCTATCAAAATATTAAAATTCCGGCATCTGATCAGGAAGAAATGAAATGGTCTGAGTCGAAATGGGATTTAATTCGTTCTCGGTTAATTGCCCATAAATCATCAATGGCAGAGGATGAACGCCGAAGGCAATTTGAGGAAAGAAGAGCTTTAGCTGAACAACTTTTTCCATTACCTCAAGAGAATTCATCCTCCAGTTCTACCGTTAATTTAGCCGAGATATTTTAG